One window of the Salminus brasiliensis chromosome 1, fSalBra1.hap2, whole genome shotgun sequence genome contains the following:
- the LOC140552066 gene encoding uncharacterized protein, translating into MSSSLYLSQESMVRFKKRKANFTFSEVHILLDEVRKNRHIVVGKFNSGVPSEVKRRKWSEITDRVNEIGECDREVGEIIKKWSDLKCDTKRKIAALHSGNISHTAPAQADLSPTECIVESILELDKKPWEAALPPRSRSRSTDQEGGGIDDDDDAGFLGMGSVQSSPGLGAETRTMPPPAAGAAVEAQQDAAKTTDPDSRLVDSDDDHHDVLPSSTLSSVNNSYAEEDGTLLGANVAHVTSSTNHAHNQQAQPIAAAESDSAREQLAQSASLSVQEQHTTNALLATVSRSLELLAESVQQLAETQQEFVRESLQLQRETVQVLREFASGALTLLHEKVNGKPPLL; encoded by the exons ATGTCGTCTTCACTGTATCTGAGCCAGGAGAGCATGGTCCGCTTCAAAAAGCGGAAGGCCAACTTCACTTTCAGTGAGGTGCACATCCTGCTGGACGAAGTGCGAAAGAACCGGCACATTGTTGTGG GTAAGTTCAACTCAGGGGTCCCATCAGAGGTGAAGAGGAGAAAGTGGTCTGAGATTACGGACCGCGTCAATGAGATCGGCGAGTGTGACCGCGAGGTCGGCGAGATCATCAAGAAATGGTCCGACCTCAAATGTGACACCAAACGCAAAATAGCCGCGTTGCATTCAGGTAACATTTCTCACACAGCGCCCGCCCAGGCCGACCTGTCCCCCACAGAGTGCATCGTAGAATCCATCCTGGAACTGGACAAGAAGCCGTGGGAGGCAGCATTGCCCCCTCGGTCCCGCAGCCGCAGCACCGATCAGGAAGGAGGCGGCATTGACGACGATGATGATGCGGGATTCTTGGGAATGGGCTCTGTTCAAAGCTCTCCTGGGCTGGGAGCCGAGACAAGGACGATGCCACCTCCGGCAGCCGGCGCTGCTGTTGAGGCACAGCAGGACGCTGCAAAAACTACAG ACCCAGACTCTCGTTTGGTAGACTCCGATGACGACCACCACGACGTTTTGCCTTCTTCTACTCTATCATCGGTAAATAACTCGTACGCAGAAGAGGACGGGACTCTCTTGGGTGCCAACGTGGCGCATGTCACCTCCTCCACAAATCACGCCCACAACCAACAAGCCCAACCCATCGCGGCAGCGGAGTCGGACAGCGCTCGTGAGCAGTTAGCGCAGAGCGCTAGTCTGAGCGTGCAAGAGCAGCACACCACCAATGCGCTGTTAGCCACTGTCTCCCGGTCGCTGGAGCTGCTGGCCGAGTCGGTGCAGCAGCTGGCCGAGACACAGCAGGAGTTTGTGCGTGAGTCTCTGCAGCTGCAGCGGGAAACCGTGCAGGTGCTGCGGGAATTCGCCTCCGGAGCACTAACACTGCTGCACGAAAAGGTCAACGGGAAACCACCGCTGTTGTAA
- the capns1a gene encoding calpain small subunit 1a yields MFLAKKLIGGIIDVVSNIDPGQFVPSEPPPPRRPYAYAEANETDEERQFRKVFQQLAGDDMEVSPNELMNILNKIITKHGDMKTDGFTIESCRSMVAVMDSDSTGKLGFHEFKHLWNNIKKWQGLYKQFDADRSGVIGADELPGAFKAAGFPLNDQLFQLIIRRYSDEHGNMDFDNYIGCLVRLDAMCRAFKTLDKDNNGSIKVNIQEWLQLTMYS; encoded by the exons ATGTTTCTGGCTAAGAAACTGATTGGAGGGATTATTGATGTCGTCAG CAACATCGACCCTGGCCAGTTTGTACCCTCAGAGCCT ccCCCACCCCGCAGGCCTTATGCGTATGCTGAGGCAAATGAGACTGATGAGGAGAGACAGTTCCGGAAAGTGTTCCAGCAGCTCGCTGGTGAT GACATGGAGGTGAGCCCCAATGAACTGATGAACATCCTCAACAAAATCATCACTAAAC ATGGTGATATGAAGACCGATGGCTTCACTATTGAGTCCTGCAGGAGCATGGTGGCTGTCATGGAT AGTGACAGCACAGGTAAACTTGGCTTCCATGAGTTCAAACACCTGTGGAACAATATCAAGAAATGGCAG GGCCTCTATAAGCAGTTTGATGCAGATCGCTCTGGTGTGATTGGAGCTGACGAACTGCCCGGTGCATTCAAAGCTGCAG ggttcCCCCTGAATGATCAACTCTTCCAGCTGATCATCCGCAGATACAGCGATGAGCACGGAAACATGGACTTTGATAATTACATCGGCTGCCTGGTGCGCCTGGACGCTATGTGCC GTGCCTTCAAGACACTGGATAAAGACAACAATGGCTCAATCAAAGTGAACATCCAGGAG TGGCTGCAGCTGACCATGTACTCCTGA